One Campylobacter concisus DNA segment encodes these proteins:
- the dapA gene encoding 4-hydroxy-tetrahydrodipicolinate synthase produces MTALITPFKNQKLDEASFEKLIKRQIKHGIDVVVPVGTTGESATLTHDEHRICIEIAVDACKGTNVKVLAGAGSNATHEAIGIAKFAQAHGAHGILSVAPYYNKPTQEGLYEHYKAIANSIEIPVLLYNVPGRVGVDILPATVFRLFKYCQNIYGIKEATGSIDRCVDLLAHEPDLVVISGEDAINYPILSNGGKGVISVTANLLPDQISQLTHLAMNEEYKKAKLINDNLYTINKTLFCESNPIPIKAAMYLAGLIDSLEYRLPLCKPSKENFKKIEDVIKNYEIKGF; encoded by the coding sequence ATGACAGCACTAATTACGCCATTTAAAAATCAAAAATTAGACGAAGCCAGTTTTGAAAAACTGATAAAAAGACAGATAAAACACGGCATAGACGTCGTTGTACCAGTGGGAACTACTGGCGAGAGCGCGACACTAACACATGATGAGCATAGAATTTGCATCGAGATCGCAGTAGATGCATGTAAAGGCACAAATGTCAAGGTGCTCGCTGGAGCTGGTAGCAACGCCACTCACGAGGCCATAGGTATCGCTAAATTTGCCCAAGCTCACGGCGCTCACGGCATCCTATCAGTCGCTCCTTACTACAACAAACCAACTCAAGAGGGGCTTTACGAGCACTACAAGGCCATCGCAAATAGCATAGAAATTCCGGTGCTTCTTTACAACGTCCCAGGCAGAGTTGGCGTAGATATCTTGCCAGCGACCGTTTTTAGACTTTTTAAATATTGCCAAAACATTTACGGCATCAAAGAGGCGACAGGAAGTATCGATAGATGTGTCGATCTACTAGCTCACGAGCCTGATTTAGTAGTCATCAGCGGCGAAGATGCTATAAACTACCCTATCCTCTCAAATGGCGGAAAGGGCGTCATCTCAGTCACTGCAAACCTCTTACCAGATCAAATTTCACAGCTTACGCACCTTGCGATGAACGAAGAGTACAAAAAAGCAAAACTGATAAATGACAACCTCTACACGATCAATAAAACGCTCTTTTGCGAAAGCAACCCGATACCGATCAAAGCGGCGATGTATCTAGCTGGGCTCATCGACTCTTTGGAGTACCGCTTGCCACTTTGCAAACCGAGCAAAGAAAATTTCAAAAAGATCGAAGATGTTATTAAAAATTACGAAATAAAGGGATTTTAA
- a CDS encoding enoyl-ACP reductase, whose protein sequence is MKDTLNEFKGKTLVISGGTRGIGRAIVEEFAKAGVNIAFTYNSNEELAKEQAKELEATYKIKARAYALNILEPETYKELFLKIDEDFDRVDFFISNAIISGRAVAGGYTKFMKLKPRGINNIFTATVNAFVVGAQEAAKRMEKVGGGSIISLSSTGNLVYIENYAGHGTAKAAVEAMARYAATELGDKNIRVNVVSGGPIETDALRAFTNYEEVRDMTAKLSPLNRMGQPTDLAGACLFLCSSKASWVTGHTFIIDGGTTFK, encoded by the coding sequence ATGAAGGACACACTAAACGAATTTAAAGGTAAAACGCTAGTTATTAGCGGCGGCACTAGAGGCATCGGCAGAGCCATAGTCGAAGAATTTGCAAAAGCTGGCGTAAATATAGCATTTACCTATAACTCAAACGAAGAGCTTGCCAAAGAGCAGGCAAAAGAGCTTGAGGCTACTTACAAGATAAAAGCTAGAGCCTACGCGCTAAACATCCTTGAGCCAGAAACCTATAAGGAGCTATTTTTAAAGATAGATGAGGACTTTGACAGGGTTGATTTTTTCATCTCAAATGCTATCATCTCAGGCCGCGCAGTAGCTGGTGGATACACTAAATTTATGAAGCTAAAGCCAAGAGGTATAAACAATATCTTCACAGCAACCGTAAATGCCTTTGTCGTAGGCGCACAAGAAGCTGCAAAACGCATGGAAAAAGTGGGTGGCGGTAGCATAATCAGCCTAAGCTCAACTGGAAATTTGGTCTATATCGAAAACTACGCAGGCCACGGCACAGCAAAAGCAGCTGTTGAGGCGATGGCAAGATACGCTGCGACCGAGCTTGGTGATAAAAACATCCGCGTCAATGTCGTAAGTGGCGGCCCTATCGAGACAGACGCGCTAAGAGCCTTTACAAACTACGAAGAGGTACGCGATATGACGGCAAAGCTTAGCCCTCTAAACCGCATGGGACAGCCGACTGATCTAGCAGGAGCATGTCTATTTTTATGCTCGTCTAAGGCTAGCTGGGTGACTGGACATACATTTATAATAGATGGTGGCACGACTTTTAAATGA
- the pgsA gene encoding CDP-diacylglycerol--glycerol-3-phosphate 3-phosphatidyltransferase has translation MSLNLPNTLAFFRILLAPLMFFMLVNAPEIFAQIHISWINYFAALIFVIASVTDFFDGYIARCWDQKTKLGAILDPLADKMLILAAFLGLMMLGRASAWAVYLILVREFFITGFRVVMASDGVEVAASMAGKVKTVSQMFAVGFLLMSWPGGELLLWIAVALTLYSGFEYIFAYVKAMKKS, from the coding sequence GTGAGTTTAAATTTACCAAATACACTGGCATTTTTTAGGATATTGCTAGCTCCACTTATGTTTTTTATGCTCGTAAATGCACCAGAAATTTTTGCGCAAATTCATATAAGCTGGATAAACTACTTCGCGGCTCTCATCTTTGTGATCGCCTCGGTCACTGACTTTTTTGACGGATATATCGCAAGGTGCTGGGATCAAAAGACCAAGCTTGGCGCTATCCTCGACCCACTAGCTGATAAGATGCTGATACTTGCGGCATTTTTGGGTCTCATGATGCTTGGCAGAGCGAGCGCTTGGGCTGTTTATCTTATCTTGGTAAGAGAGTTTTTTATAACTGGCTTTCGTGTCGTGATGGCAAGTGACGGCGTAGAGGTTGCAGCTTCGATGGCTGGCAAGGTTAAAACCGTTTCGCAGATGTTTGCGGTTGGATTTTTACTGATGAGCTGGCCTGGTGGCGAGCTTTTGCTCTGGATCGCTGTTGCGCTCACGCTTTATTCTGGGTTTGAGTACATTTTTGCCTACGTAAAAGCGATGAAAAAGAGTTAA
- the rseP gene encoding RIP metalloprotease RseP, giving the protein MKGILFTLALLCLGLYAYSFYFLVTVLAISFLIFFHELGHFLAARSLGVKVNTFSIGFGEKIYTKNVGGTDYCLSAIPLGGYVQLKGQDDTDPKAKNYDADSYNVLSPIKRIYILFAGPFFNFILTFFIYLLLGFIGVERLAPSVGHITEGSAAASAGLVKNDKILAINGVKINEWDEISKNVKLEPSAILIDRNGSQMTINLTPKIGETVNLFNENVQRPLIGIQPNGEVVKIYHTGLESLKFAFSETIEASKLIFKSFEKLVVGAVPLKEVGGIVQIADVTSKAAKISLSVLLTIVALISVNLGVLNLFPIPALDGGHILFNIYELIFRREVNERVLVVLTYCGWALLLGIMVLATFNDIMRLSGGL; this is encoded by the coding sequence TTGAAAGGTATTCTCTTCACGCTAGCCCTGCTTTGCCTTGGGCTCTATGCGTATTCGTTTTATTTTTTAGTGACCGTTTTAGCCATTAGTTTTCTCATATTTTTTCACGAGCTTGGCCACTTTTTGGCAGCAAGATCGCTTGGAGTAAAGGTAAATACCTTTAGCATCGGCTTTGGCGAGAAAATTTACACCAAAAACGTTGGCGGCACCGACTACTGCCTAAGCGCTATCCCACTTGGCGGATACGTGCAGCTAAAAGGGCAAGACGACACTGACCCAAAGGCTAAAAACTACGACGCCGACAGCTACAACGTGCTAAGTCCCATAAAGCGCATTTACATCCTTTTTGCAGGGCCATTTTTTAACTTTATCTTGACGTTTTTTATATACCTTTTGCTTGGATTTATCGGCGTTGAGAGGCTTGCGCCAAGTGTCGGCCACATAACTGAGGGCTCGGCAGCTGCGAGCGCTGGACTAGTTAAAAACGATAAAATTTTAGCGATAAATGGCGTAAAAATAAACGAGTGGGATGAGATCAGCAAGAACGTAAAGCTTGAACCTAGCGCCATTTTGATAGACCGCAACGGCTCGCAAATGACTATAAATTTAACACCAAAGATAGGCGAAACGGTAAATTTATTTAATGAAAATGTGCAGCGCCCATTGATCGGCATCCAGCCAAATGGCGAAGTGGTGAAAATTTATCACACAGGTTTAGAGAGCCTAAAATTTGCCTTTAGTGAGACGATCGAGGCTTCAAAACTCATCTTTAAAAGCTTTGAAAAGCTAGTCGTTGGAGCCGTGCCACTAAAAGAGGTCGGCGGTATCGTGCAGATCGCTGATGTCACTTCAAAGGCCGCTAAGATCAGCCTTAGCGTGCTTTTAACCATCGTAGCGCTCATCTCTGTAAATTTAGGCGTGCTAAACCTTTTTCCGATCCCTGCGCTTGATGGCGGACACATTTTATTTAACATTTACGAACTAATTTTTAGACGCGAGGTAAATGAGCGGGTGCTTGTCGTACTCACCTACTGCGGCTGGGCGCTGCTGCTTGGCATCATGGTGCTCGCGACCTTTAATGACATTATGAGATTAAGCGGAGGTTTATGA
- a CDS encoding YggS family pyridoxal phosphate-dependent enzyme, whose product MMIVLKDLLEKIENLSKDVTLIAVSKNVTCTEVRELYAQGQRNFGENRVQELAKKELELQDFTDIKWHMIGRLQNNKINQMISLKPVLWQSCDSFERALEVDKRLSYKLDTLLQINSADEDTKQGVSVANAAEIYERIQSECKNINLKGVMSIGAHVDEPKEVQKSFELTYKIYESLKPKGATICSMGMSSDFELAIKCGSNMIRLGTMLYL is encoded by the coding sequence ATGATGATAGTTTTAAAAGATCTACTTGAAAAGATAGAAAATTTAAGCAAAGATGTGACGCTGATAGCCGTTAGCAAAAATGTGACATGTACTGAAGTAAGGGAGCTTTACGCACAAGGGCAGAGAAATTTTGGTGAAAATAGAGTCCAGGAGCTAGCCAAAAAAGAGCTAGAGCTGCAAGATTTCACTGACATCAAATGGCACATGATCGGCCGCCTGCAAAATAATAAAATCAATCAAATGATAAGCCTAAAACCAGTGCTTTGGCAAAGCTGTGATAGCTTCGAAAGAGCCCTAGAGGTCGATAAAAGGCTTAGCTACAAACTAGACACTTTACTTCAGATAAACTCGGCCGATGAAGATACAAAGCAAGGTGTGAGCGTCGCAAATGCGGCTGAAATTTATGAGCGCATCCAAAGCGAGTGCAAAAATATAAATTTAAAAGGCGTGATGAGCATCGGAGCGCATGTGGATGAGCCAAAAGAGGTGCAAAAGAGCTTTGAGCTAACATATAAAATTTATGAGAGCCTAAAGCCAAAAGGCGCAACTATCTGCTCGATGGGCATGAGTAGCGACTTCGAACTAGCGATAAAATGCGGCTCAAATATGATCCGCCTTGGAACAATGCTATATCTATAA
- a CDS encoding tetratricopeptide repeat protein, whose product MFKNFILTAVAILFISGCGRAEKIARIEQKCANNEAVWCLKLGKTYARRDINKSVMYYQKACDLGDKRGCYRLAVLLNSKSINSKKDNETIVKSLTKSCDLGTPKACFELGEYYEDDPKMQGKANELFAKSCEQRFGLACYKLADFYGEKNDAATQKSYLELACKYRYKVACEEVGEDKK is encoded by the coding sequence GTGTTTAAAAATTTTATTCTAACTGCTGTTGCGATCTTGTTTATCTCTGGTTGCGGTAGAGCTGAAAAGATAGCTAGGATCGAGCAAAAATGTGCAAATAATGAAGCTGTTTGGTGTTTAAAGCTTGGTAAAACATATGCCAGAAGAGACATCAACAAAAGTGTCATGTACTATCAAAAAGCTTGCGATCTAGGCGATAAAAGGGGTTGCTATAGACTTGCGGTTTTACTAAACTCAAAATCAATCAACTCAAAAAAAGATAATGAAACGATCGTAAAATCATTAACCAAATCATGCGATCTTGGCACACCAAAAGCTTGCTTTGAACTTGGCGAATACTACGAAGATGACCCAAAAATGCAAGGCAAAGCAAATGAGCTATTTGCAAAATCATGCGAACAAAGATTTGGTCTTGCTTGCTATAAACTAGCTGACTTTTACGGCGAAAAAAACGATGCAGCCACTCAAAAAAGTTACCTAGAGCTAGCGTGCAAATACCGCTATAAAGTAGCTTGCGAAGAAGTAGGCGAAGATAAAAAATAA
- a CDS encoding Cj0814 family flagellar-dependent secreted protein, which produces MNDISILSTNVNSYTKQQHKQGRSANFSDIFNQKTKEESSKPSQEPAKFTYTTSSQNSLISLNFSDLQAYGYTVDKAGFMGADFNKAADLPQDFKIHKSTLDELSRFAERNHVLNRIKSKDEQIKIFDNIDMADTIKHYYRLFDQMTSSALGDDKKSYTLADIGKLPKGYSTKGTHYDAKGHLLKDLSNSTISIIYSSTDELNSAKTLSKELSSTGVRLIVKEIDFTMSEAGDEFSFNPDISFYKLDEGYSKEALFMGFLRSSRPLPSDNSAKTKLSSAALNNISSTGEHKEYFVDFEKMGKDNESIKALIKERLKELTLLMYARSKNISTESIASNEYEKFKPTREDINSLAKSWSERISSISKSFV; this is translated from the coding sequence ATGAATGATATTAGCATCTTAAGCACAAATGTAAATTCATACACCAAGCAACAACACAAACAAGGCAGGTCTGCAAATTTTAGTGATATCTTTAACCAAAAGACCAAAGAAGAGAGTAGTAAGCCAAGCCAAGAGCCTGCTAAATTTACTTATACCACTTCTTCGCAAAACAGCCTTATCTCTTTAAATTTCAGTGATCTTCAAGCTTATGGCTACACAGTGGATAAAGCTGGCTTTATGGGAGCTGACTTTAACAAAGCTGCAGACTTGCCGCAAGACTTTAAAATCCACAAAAGCACACTTGATGAGCTTAGTCGATTTGCCGAGCGCAACCATGTGCTAAACCGCATCAAGAGCAAAGACGAGCAGATAAAGATCTTTGATAACATCGATATGGCCGACACTATCAAGCACTACTACAGACTATTTGACCAAATGACGTCTAGCGCTTTAGGTGATGATAAAAAGAGCTACACCCTTGCAGATATAGGCAAACTACCAAAAGGCTACAGCACAAAAGGCACTCACTATGATGCCAAAGGACACTTACTAAAAGATCTATCAAACTCTACTATCTCAATCATCTACTCTAGCACCGATGAGCTAAATAGCGCCAAAACTCTTAGCAAAGAGCTTTCAAGTACAGGCGTTAGGCTCATAGTAAAAGAGATTGATTTTACGATGAGCGAGGCAGGTGACGAGTTTAGTTTTAATCCTGATATCTCTTTTTATAAGTTAGATGAAGGTTATAGTAAAGAGGCTCTTTTTATGGGATTTTTACGTAGTTCTAGGCCGCTACCTAGTGATAATAGTGCAAAGACTAAGCTAAGTAGCGCTGCGCTAAATAATATCTCAAGCACTGGAGAACATAAAGAGTACTTTGTGGATTTTGAAAAAATGGGTAAGGACAATGAGAGTATAAAGGCGCTCATAAAAGAAAGGCTTAAAGAGCTAACCCTTTTAATGTATGCAAGATCAAAGAACATTAGCACAGAAAGTATTGCCTCAAACGAATATGAGAAATTTAAGCCAACTAGAGAGGATATAAATTCTCTAGCAAAATCTTGGAGTGAGAGGATAAGTTCTATTAGTAAGAGTTTTGTGTAG
- a CDS encoding cell surface protein yields the protein MITSINGLSNTPIQDNTIQKENIPKDTKDDEKAKIEALWYGPVGKSIKEIIDIDENEDNWVAKTISKIDNMLSKRYNTEQDRNAMSMKQPKTLEEAKDQVLIMYSDILKENSVDGKPTMMGKLIGLGTKEEEADLRAFMDSMSSLYPNENKESLSLLDRTDLSIDEFKTLFAKAREKATKDVEEQRKQIIKEEQEYNANFAKEQNEKKFKPMQVKKKYETYDINKDQKFLYARELLNFKEKRGIDVLELMQKIDKKQILNKMA from the coding sequence GTGATAACTAGCATAAACGGACTTAGCAATACACCAATACAAGATAACACTATCCAAAAAGAAAATATCCCTAAAGATACCAAAGATGATGAAAAGGCCAAAATAGAAGCTTTATGGTATGGTCCAGTTGGAAAGAGCATAAAAGAGATTATTGACATAGACGAAAATGAAGATAATTGGGTTGCAAAAACGATAAGCAAAATAGATAATATGCTTTCTAAGCGTTACAATACCGAACAAGATCGCAACGCCATGTCGATGAAACAGCCAAAAACTTTAGAAGAAGCAAAAGATCAAGTCCTTATAATGTATTCTGATATATTAAAGGAAAACTCTGTTGATGGCAAGCCAACCATGATGGGCAAACTAATAGGTCTTGGCACAAAAGAAGAGGAGGCTGACCTAAGAGCTTTTATGGATAGCATGTCTTCTCTTTATCCAAATGAAAACAAGGAGTCGCTTAGTCTTTTAGATAGAACCGACCTAAGCATAGATGAATTTAAAACATTATTTGCCAAAGCAAGAGAAAAAGCAACAAAGGATGTTGAAGAGCAAAGAAAGCAGATAATCAAAGAAGAACAAGAATACAATGCAAATTTTGCCAAAGAGCAAAATGAGAAGAAATTTAAACCTATGCAGGTTAAGAAGAAGTATGAGACTTATGATATAAACAAGGATCAAAAATTCCTCTATGCAAGAGAGCTTTTAAATTTCAAAGAAAAAAGAGGCATAGACGTCTTAGAGCTTATGCAAAAGATAGATAAGAAGCAAATTTTAAATAAGATGGCTTGA
- a CDS encoding Cj0814 family flagellar-dependent secreted protein codes for MINALSSYALNLEQNIKVSTKVSTNQTSSEVLGYKVDKDGYFTDEFNKQAGIPSDYKIHSSTLESLVRIETQSDYMQRAFDSIDILKTVNNAYKVLSQVVGEDTLNSKDSFSLDEIRNFPQGFSYNRQSMQVTKIHNSIHEFGSAAADFNGKESNKQMISTLFFNPSFKGGDGRQPLKPTTDIFNNNNGGKENTVIGIFMDPHGEKYTNKDGSITKGGLIAAVINNNLDVREGETTAQGKREGYDKSIDSKEFNRAFELFDLMGEMKFGPGFINATDNDIAGMPKYMQDHIRSKRDFVYIDLESGFVSTPEDRRRGYEEDELSFKKMMEHNLKMLKLLFGEIDKDGKKSKDFMDSFLKFSMPPLNLVKELNENPAGKYLVDMLGIKKDVDIKA; via the coding sequence ATGATAAACGCACTTAGTAGTTACGCCTTAAATTTAGAGCAGAACATAAAGGTATCAACCAAAGTTTCTACCAACCAAACAAGCTCAGAGGTTTTAGGCTACAAGGTAGATAAAGATGGCTACTTTACAGATGAGTTTAATAAACAAGCTGGCATACCAAGTGATTATAAAATTCACTCAAGCACGCTGGAGTCATTAGTCAGGATAGAGACGCAGTCTGACTATATGCAAAGGGCTTTTGACAGCATCGATATACTAAAAACCGTAAATAATGCCTACAAAGTCCTCTCCCAAGTAGTTGGCGAAGACACACTAAACTCAAAAGATAGCTTTAGCTTAGATGAGATAAGAAATTTCCCTCAAGGCTTTTCTTATAACCGCCAAAGTATGCAAGTAACAAAAATTCATAACTCCATTCATGAATTTGGCTCGGCTGCGGCTGATTTTAACGGCAAAGAGTCAAATAAGCAGATGATAAGCACGCTTTTTTTCAACCCAAGCTTTAAAGGAGGAGACGGCAGACAGCCATTAAAACCAACAACTGATATCTTTAATAACAACAATGGCGGCAAAGAAAACACGGTCATTGGTATATTTATGGATCCGCATGGAGAGAAATACACTAATAAAGACGGCTCAATAACTAAAGGCGGACTTATAGCAGCCGTTATAAACAACAACCTTGATGTAAGAGAGGGCGAGACAACAGCACAAGGCAAAAGAGAAGGCTATGACAAAAGCATAGATAGTAAAGAATTTAATAGGGCATTTGAGCTGTTTGATCTAATGGGTGAGATGAAATTTGGACCTGGCTTTATAAATGCTACTGATAATGACATAGCTGGCATGCCTAAATATATGCAAGATCACATCAGATCTAAAAGAGACTTTGTCTATATCGACTTAGAAAGTGGCTTTGTCAGCACTCCTGAAGATAGACGTAGGGGATATGAAGAAGACGAACTCTCATTTAAAAAGATGATGGAGCATAATCTAAAAATGCTAAAGCTACTCTTTGGTGAGATAGACAAAGACGGCAAAAAAAGCAAAGACTTTATGGATAGCTTTTTAAAATTTAGCATGCCACCTTTAAATTTAGTAAAAGAGCTAAACGAAAACCCAGCTGGAAAATATCTAGTAGATATGCTTGGCATAAAAAAAGATGTTGATATAAAGGCGTAA
- a CDS encoding DUF945 family protein: protein MKKVISALIVVIVIVAGAVYFASNKVEENYQRIVDRLNDVNGFKVSENSYQKGFFGSKGSFDLIVSKDLLKNLAGKDVDEDLNFKVENEISHSVLAFVNGFDIDSKISIQNEAIKNIVASFLGSNVVATAKTKASVSGDKDVNVKFSDIDFSDKQTMNVHTKDVKFGLKLDAKDNVNSANLGLKKVSLKDLNEENKAEVNLEGVDIDTSYTVPVEISKIFESKLAPYVAKAKIKKLALLDEKDGNVALDDLEYSSKFEVSNDLGSSNDVVKIGAVAVNKVKFTDFILDSKIANINVPTINNILDRLSNVNVDTNESIFAGLNLDEVIGQILEKNPSVKVDTLSFKNGNNAINLKLDAAINGFKSGESQLAIFDKLSLNGELSVDETLAKFFDTLLPEMTLIEPTLISAGYLKEDGKKVVSKFKYDPNKKDIIFNEKVGLQNLFMGF from the coding sequence ATGAAAAAGGTGATATCTGCTCTAATCGTAGTTATCGTGATCGTTGCAGGCGCTGTTTATTTCGCCTCAAACAAGGTCGAGGAGAACTATCAAAGGATAGTTGATAGACTAAATGATGTGAATGGCTTTAAAGTTTCAGAAAATAGCTATCAAAAAGGCTTTTTTGGCTCAAAAGGATCGTTTGATCTTATCGTTTCAAAAGATCTTTTGAAAAATTTAGCCGGCAAAGATGTAGATGAGGATCTAAATTTCAAGGTAGAAAATGAAATTTCTCACTCAGTGCTTGCATTTGTAAATGGCTTTGATATTGACTCAAAAATTTCTATACAAAATGAGGCGATAAAAAATATCGTAGCTTCATTTCTTGGGTCAAACGTCGTCGCAACGGCTAAAACAAAGGCTAGCGTGAGTGGTGATAAAGACGTAAATGTTAAATTTAGTGATATTGACTTTAGTGACAAGCAAACTATGAATGTTCATACAAAGGATGTGAAATTTGGTTTGAAACTGGACGCAAAAGATAATGTAAATAGCGCAAACTTGGGTCTTAAGAAAGTTTCATTAAAAGACCTTAATGAAGAAAATAAAGCAGAAGTTAATCTTGAAGGCGTCGATATAGATACAAGCTACACTGTGCCAGTTGAAATTTCAAAGATATTTGAGAGCAAACTAGCTCCTTACGTAGCAAAAGCTAAGATTAAAAAACTAGCATTATTAGATGAAAAAGATGGTAATGTTGCTTTAGACGATCTTGAGTATAGCTCGAAATTTGAAGTCTCAAATGATCTTGGTAGCTCAAATGACGTGGTGAAGATAGGTGCAGTTGCTGTTAATAAAGTGAAATTTACAGATTTTATCTTAGATAGCAAAATAGCAAATATCAACGTGCCAACTATAAATAATATACTTGATAGACTAAGTAATGTAAATGTTGATACAAATGAGAGTATCTTTGCTGGGTTAAATTTGGACGAAGTAATAGGTCAAATTTTAGAGAAAAATCCAAGTGTGAAAGTGGATACATTAAGCTTTAAAAATGGCAATAATGCGATAAATTTAAAATTAGATGCTGCTATCAATGGCTTTAAAAGCGGAGAAAGTCAGCTTGCGATCTTTGATAAGCTATCACTTAATGGCGAGCTAAGTGTGGATGAGACTTTGGCTAAATTTTTTGATACACTTCTCCCAGAGATGACTCTTATCGAGCCAACACTTATATCTGCTGGATATTTAAAAGAAGATGGCAAAAAAGTAGTAAGTAAATTTAAGTACGACCCAAATAAAAAAGATATTATTTTTAATGAAAAGGTTGGACTTCAAAATTTATTCATGGGCTTTTAA
- a CDS encoding DedA family protein — protein sequence MQDIINSISTYGYIVLFFYSLGGGMVALIAAGILSFAGKMDITLSIIVAAVANTIGDTLIFYVARFNKSSLMPYVKNHKRKLAYAGILAKKHGDKIIFIKKFIYGVKTLVPIALGLTKYSFYKFSVINLISSVLWAVIVGLASYKAGDYFMSVSNYLGEHGYIMPLAMVGLLLGIWLFLQHITKRRKA from the coding sequence ATGCAAGATATTATAAACTCAATTTCGACTTACGGCTACATCGTGCTATTTTTTTACAGCCTTGGTGGTGGCATGGTAGCACTTATCGCCGCTGGGATATTAAGCTTTGCAGGCAAAATGGACATCACTCTTAGCATAATCGTCGCTGCCGTGGCAAATACGATCGGCGATACTTTGATCTTTTACGTCGCAAGGTTTAATAAAAGTTCGCTTATGCCTTATGTGAAAAATCACAAAAGAAAGCTTGCCTACGCTGGAATTTTGGCAAAAAAGCATGGCGATAAGATAATATTTATCAAAAAATTTATCTACGGCGTCAAAACTTTGGTGCCTATCGCACTTGGACTTACAAAATACTCTTTTTATAAATTTAGTGTTATAAATTTGATCTCTTCAGTGCTTTGGGCAGTGATCGTCGGTCTTGCAAGCTATAAAGCAGGGGATTATTTTATGAGTGTGAGCAATTATCTTGGCGAGCATGGCTATATCATGCCACTTGCCATGGTAGGCTTGTTATTAGGTATCTGGTTATTTTTACAACACATTACAAAAAGGAGAAAAGCATGA
- a CDS encoding YSC84-related protein — MKFLLSLIIFFSLGFASEELVLDSANSFITTMRGARNAPIKELIEQSKATIIFPSVKKVGFVVGGMGGDGIMVVGNINSPSEILPVSISGGSIGIQLGYEDSSLVLFIFKDSIIYDIKDAKITLDTKLSVAFGDIGRNYNKISDFKFSSDIYAYAANDGFFAGASFGGAVISAKDEILKQSGYAYEQLISSASKLLGQ; from the coding sequence ATGAAATTTCTTTTATCATTAATAATATTTTTCTCGCTTGGCTTTGCCAGCGAGGAGCTCGTGCTAGACTCGGCAAATTCGTTTATAACGACGATGAGAGGCGCTAGAAACGCCCCTATAAAAGAGCTCATCGAACAGTCAAAAGCGACGATCATCTTTCCAAGTGTAAAAAAAGTCGGTTTTGTGGTCGGTGGCATGGGCGGAGATGGCATCATGGTCGTTGGCAACATCAACTCGCCAAGTGAAATTTTGCCAGTTAGTATAAGTGGCGGCAGTATCGGCATACAGCTTGGCTATGAAGATAGCTCGCTTGTGCTATTTATATTTAAAGATAGTATTATCTACGACATAAAAGACGCCAAGATCACGCTTGATACGAAGCTTTCAGTGGCATTTGGCGATATCGGGCGCAATTATAATAAAATAAGCGACTTTAAATTTTCAAGCGACATCTACGCATACGCTGCAAATGATGGATTTTTCGCAGGAGCAAGCTTTGGCGGAGCAGTGATTAGCGCAAAGGATGAAATTTTAAAACAAAGTGGCTACGCATACGAGCAACTAATATCTTCAGCTTCTAAACTTTTGGGGCAATGA